TCCTCCGGACGGTTGTTGTCGTAGACGATCGTTATGACTCCGGGGGATCCCCCGGCTTGCCGGGCCTGCATCGCCGATCCTCCTTTCGTCCCGCCATGCATCCTGCCCCCCGCTTGAACCGCCGCGAAAACCGCTGCGAGGACGGCGACCGCACACGCGCCGCGCCGAACCGCACTCCGCCCCTTGCACAGAGCCATAAAGACCCCTTACGCATGCCGCCTGTCAACTACGGCGATCGCCTGGCCCAGGCTCACCTTCCAGCCCTCATCCAGCAACGAATGGATGGCGCTGTCGGGATAAAGAAGCAGCATGCTCGAACCGATGCTGAAGCAGCCGACGAGGTCCCCCTTTTCGTAACGCACCCCTTCGTCGTAGAGCACATGTATGGCGTTTACGCACAGCGACCCCACGGCGATCATGCCGATGGGAAACGCGTCGGTCATAAGGACGGAAGATACGCTCGCGTTGGACTTCACGGCGCTGGGAAAGAGGTCGGCCTTTTTGAAGAACGACTCCAGGCCGATGAAGATCGGGAGCAGGGCCTTGCCGTCGTTGACGCGGGTCGAGACGAAGCGCCCGGCGTACGGGGCCCTCCAGTAGTGGCGGTCGGTCGGGCTGAGGTAGAGGTTCATATACCGCCCGCTTGAGAAGAGGGCTGCGTCCCCGCCCATCGCGTCCGACAACAGTATCCTCCTTCCATTCTTCGAGGGGATCGATCCGTCTGCGGCCACAGGCCCCTGGGCCACCAGGCGCGCCTCAACCGGGCTCGCGATCACATCGTCGCGCCGGTCGATCTCGTCGAAGCGCGGGCCGTGAAAGCGGCGGTTGACGCCGATCAGATCGGCAAGTGACTCGAGCCGGCCTGGGGAGGTCGATGCGCCCGCTGCAAGGCCGCCGCCCGTGATGAACGAAGATGGAAAAAGGGAGTTGATCCTCATCGCCCCGTCCCCGTCAGTGGTCGCACAGGTTCTGGCCGGACTTGAGCGTCCCTGTCAGATACTCGCCCACGAGCCTCTCCGGCGTGTCGCAGGTTGCACCCACGACAACCTCGATGCCCTGCTGCGCGAACAGCGCCTGCGCCCGCTGGCCCATACCGCCCGCTATGATGACGTTGGCTCCCTTCTCGGCGAGCCACGGCGGAAGGAGCCCGGGCTGGTGCGGGGGCGAGTTCAGGTCCTGTCGTCCGACGATCCTCTTCGCAGCGGCGTCCACGTCGAGGAGCGCGAAGCTCTCGCAGTGGCCGAAGTGCATGGACAGTTTTCCCTCCGCAATCGGAACAGCGATCTTCATGAGATGTTCTCCTTTCGCCTCTGCCTGAGGCCGTTTGACACCGCGGACTCTATAAACTTCGCCGCCTCGCGCATCACAGCTGAAGCGGCAGAATCGGAATGGCATTGCACGAACGAACGGCCGCTGTCGCTGGCCTCCGCTATGACCGGGTCGATCGGGATAGAGCCCAGGAACGGGACTCCCATGTCCTCCGACATATTTTTCCCCCCGCCCGAACGCAGGATGTGGGTGACCTCGCCGCACTTCGGGCAGGCGAAGCCGCTCATGTTCTCCACCACACCCAGCACCGGCACAGAGAGCTGCCGGCAGAAGGTTATGGACTTGCGAACGTCGACCGCAGCCACCTTCTGGGGCGTGGTTACGATCACCGCCCCGTCCAACCGGTCGATGAGCTGACAGACCGAGAGCGGCTCGTCGCCGGTCCCCGGAGGGGCGTCGATGATCAGGAAATCCAGGTCCCCCCAGGCCACGTCCTTGAGAAACTGCCTGATGACCCCTGTCTTGCGAGGACCGCGCCAGATGACAGCGTCGTCATGGCCCTGCAGGAGAAACCCCAGGGACATGACCTTCATTTCGCCAATCTCCACGGGGACCATACCCTCGTCCGACCCGTGAATCTGTTCACCCTCGATGCCGAGCATCGTGGGGATGCTAGGGCCGTGGATGTCGACGTCGAGGAGCCCCACGCGCTTCCCCGACTGCATGAGCGCCATGGCGAGGTTGACGGCGACGGTGCTCTTGCCTACCCCACCCTTGCCCGAGAGCACGATCACCTTGTGGCGGATGCGGCACATGCGCGACTCAAGCTTGCGGCGCTCTTTGAACTCCTCTTCGCTTTCATCGTTTCTTCGATCGATGGACTCCATGTCTCAAGCCTCCTCTTGTAACGCCAGATGTCTCCAGATATGCCTGATATCGTCGGCGCACGGCGCCTCTACCTCCACGACCGCCTTTTTCTGAATCTGGGCCAGGGTCACCGAGCGGTCGTACCGGATGCGGCCGGCGACCTGCGCGCCCGCCTGCCTCGCCCTCCCCTCTATCCTCTCTGTCATCTTCGGGTTGATGTCCCACTTGTTGACGCACACGAAGGCGGGTATTTCGAAGTGCGCAGCCAGCGCAAGCACACGCTCCAGATCGTGCTCTCCGGACACGGTGGGCTCGGTGACCACGAGGACCTGCGTGGCGCCTGTCATCGACGCGATCACCGGGCAACCGATGCCGGGCGGGCCGTCCACGATGATGAGCGAACGGCCCTCCTCCCCGGCCACGCGGCGGGCCTGGCTTCGGACCGTGGAGACCAGCTTGCCCGAGTTCTCGGCCGCGACGCCGAGCCTCGCATGTACCATGGGGCCTGCGCGGGTCTCCGATACCATCCACTCGCCGCAGAGTCGCTCCGGAAAATCAATGGCATTTTCGGGACAGAACCTGACGCAGACCCCGCAGCCCTCGCACGAAACAGGATCTATCGCATACTTCTTCGTGCCGGAGCCCTCTCCGCTTATTTTCACGGCATCGAACCGGCAATTCGCGAGGCACGCGCCGCAGCCTGTGCAGTCGGCCTCGCGTATCACCGCCTCATGTCCGCTCATGAACTCGTGGCGCTCTTTGACCCGCGGCGAGAGGACGAGGTGCAGGTCCGCGGCGTCCACGTCGCAGTCGGCGACGACCGGGCGGTCGGCCAGGACGGCAAAAGACGCGGTCACGCTGGTCTTTCCGGTGCCCCCCTTGCCGCTTATGATCACCAGCTCCTTCATCAGCCTTTGGACCTCCCTGACCGCGAGTAATAGACCTTCTGACCCACCCGTTCGGAGACGACCGCCTCTGCCTTCGCCAGGGCGTCTATCAACTTGAGCACCTCTATGCGATTCAAGCCGAGGCCCCTGGAGATGTCCTCGATCGTGCACGGCCGCCTGCCGAGCATCGCGAGCACCTCCTCCCCGGTCGTCCTGCGGGCAGAGGCCGCAAGACCCTCATCGGGCCCGCCCTCGGCGATGATCTCCACCTCCCCGGGGATGAGCTTCG
This genomic interval from Pseudomonadota bacterium contains the following:
- a CDS encoding NifB/NifX family molybdenum-iron cluster-binding protein translates to MKIAVPIAEGKLSMHFGHCESFALLDVDAAAKRIVGRQDLNSPPHQPGLLPPWLAEKGANVIIAGGMGQRAQALFAQQGIEVVVGATCDTPERLVGEYLTGTLKSGQNLCDH
- a CDS encoding ATP-binding protein, which produces MKELVIISGKGGTGKTSVTASFAVLADRPVVADCDVDAADLHLVLSPRVKERHEFMSGHEAVIREADCTGCGACLANCRFDAVKISGEGSGTKKYAIDPVSCEGCGVCVRFCPENAIDFPERLCGEWMVSETRAGPMVHARLGVAAENSGKLVSTVRSQARRVAGEEGRSLIIVDGPPGIGCPVIASMTGATQVLVVTEPTVSGEHDLERVLALAAHFEIPAFVCVNKWDINPKMTERIEGRARQAGAQVAGRIRYDRSVTLAQIQKKAVVEVEAPCADDIRHIWRHLALQEEA
- a CDS encoding phosphatidylserine decarboxylase; translated protein: MRINSLFPSSFITGGGLAAGASTSPGRLESLADLIGVNRRFHGPRFDEIDRRDDVIASPVEARLVAQGPVAADGSIPSKNGRRILLSDAMGGDAALFSSGRYMNLYLSPTDRHYWRAPYAGRFVSTRVNDGKALLPIFIGLESFFKKADLFPSAVKSNASVSSVLMTDAFPIGMIAVGSLCVNAIHVLYDEGVRYEKGDLVGCFSIGSSMLLLYPDSAIHSLLDEGWKVSLGQAIAVVDRRHA
- a CDS encoding Mrp/NBP35 family ATP-binding protein gives rise to the protein MESIDRRNDESEEEFKERRKLESRMCRIRHKVIVLSGKGGVGKSTVAVNLAMALMQSGKRVGLLDVDIHGPSIPTMLGIEGEQIHGSDEGMVPVEIGEMKVMSLGFLLQGHDDAVIWRGPRKTGVIRQFLKDVAWGDLDFLIIDAPPGTGDEPLSVCQLIDRLDGAVIVTTPQKVAAVDVRKSITFCRQLSVPVLGVVENMSGFACPKCGEVTHILRSGGGKNMSEDMGVPFLGSIPIDPVIAEASDSGRSFVQCHSDSAASAVMREAAKFIESAVSNGLRQRRKENIS